One genomic region from Prochlorococcus marinus CUG1433 encodes:
- a CDS encoding fructose-bisphosphate aldolase class II, with protein MALVPLRLLLDHAAENGYGIPAFNVNNLEQVQAIMEAAYETDSPVILQASRGARNYAGEIFLRHLILAATETYPNIPVVMHQDHGNEPSTCYSAAINGFTSVMMDGSLEADAKTPASYEYNVAVTKKVVDFAHSVGVSVEGELGCLGSLETGKGEAEDGHGFEGELSTDMLLTDPEEAADFVAKTKVDALAIAIGTSHGAYKFTRKPTGEVLAISRIAEIHKALPNTHLVMHGSSSVPQEWLDIINKYGGEIPQTYGVPVEEIQEGIRNGVRKVNIDTDNRLAFTAAVREAAFADKANFDPRHFNKPARKYMKQVCLDRYKQFWCEGQASKIKQNSTNYFADLYAKGDLDPKVKATV; from the coding sequence ATGGCCCTCGTTCCACTAAGACTACTTTTAGATCACGCTGCTGAGAATGGTTACGGTATTCCAGCTTTCAATGTTAATAACCTTGAGCAAGTTCAAGCAATCATGGAAGCTGCATATGAAACTGATAGTCCTGTAATCCTCCAAGCTTCAAGAGGTGCAAGAAATTATGCTGGAGAAATTTTCCTACGTCATCTAATCCTTGCTGCTACAGAAACATATCCTAATATTCCAGTGGTAATGCACCAAGACCATGGTAATGAGCCATCAACATGTTATTCAGCAGCAATAAATGGTTTCACATCAGTAATGATGGATGGTTCTCTAGAGGCAGATGCAAAAACACCCGCTAGTTACGAATATAATGTAGCAGTTACTAAAAAAGTAGTAGATTTTGCTCATTCAGTTGGGGTTAGTGTTGAAGGAGAATTAGGTTGCTTAGGTTCATTAGAAACGGGGAAAGGTGAAGCAGAAGATGGTCATGGATTTGAAGGTGAACTTTCTACAGATATGCTTTTGACTGATCCTGAAGAAGCGGCAGATTTTGTTGCTAAAACAAAAGTTGATGCATTAGCAATTGCTATAGGTACAAGTCATGGTGCTTATAAATTTACAAGGAAACCTACAGGAGAAGTTCTTGCAATAAGCAGAATTGCTGAAATTCATAAAGCACTTCCAAATACCCATCTTGTAATGCATGGATCTAGCTCAGTTCCTCAAGAATGGTTGGATATCATTAACAAATATGGTGGTGAAATTCCTCAAACATATGGTGTTCCTGTTGAAGAGATTCAAGAGGGAATAAGAAATGGAGTTAGGAAAGTCAACATTGATACTGATAACAGACTTGCTTTCACTGCCGCAGTTAGAGAGGCAGCATTTGCTGATAAAGCAAACTTTGACCCAAGACATTTCAACAAGCCTGCTAGAAAATATATGAAGCAAGTTTGTCTTGATAGATACAAGCAGTTCTGGTGCGAAGGTCAAGCAAGTAAGATCAAGCAAAACAGTACCAATTACTTTGCTGATCTTTATGCTAAAGGTGATTTAGATCCAAAAGTAAAAGCTACTGTTTAA
- the ruvX gene encoding Holliday junction resolvase RuvX, with amino-acid sequence MKFCKPKPKSILSLDIGTKRIGLAYCDPLCITSNILPAVKRFENNQEIKIIRNYINEYNLTGFIVGIPLDERGQMTTQAIDCKNYGQLLSNELKLPFSYVNEHSSTWESSNRFGIKKDKSGLIDSFSAKIILEQWIEEGPELEELAGKRQIKY; translated from the coding sequence GTGAAATTTTGCAAACCCAAACCCAAGTCAATTTTGAGTTTGGATATAGGTACCAAAAGAATAGGTTTAGCTTATTGTGATCCCCTATGTATAACATCAAATATACTTCCAGCAGTAAAACGTTTTGAAAATAATCAAGAGATTAAAATCATCAGAAATTATATAAATGAATATAATTTAACTGGATTTATTGTGGGTATTCCACTAGATGAGAGAGGTCAAATGACCACTCAAGCTATTGACTGTAAAAATTACGGTCAATTACTTTCAAATGAATTAAAGCTTCCATTTTCTTACGTCAACGAACATAGTTCAACTTGGGAATCTTCAAATAGATTTGGAATAAAAAAAGATAAGTCAGGATTGATTGATAGTTTTTCAGCAAAAATAATACTTGAACAATGGATCGAAGAAGGTCCTGAATTAGAAGAATTAGCTGGTAAACGTCAGATAAAATATTAA
- the lpxD gene encoding UDP-3-O-(3-hydroxymyristoyl)glucosamine N-acyltransferase: MLLSDLVDLIKKGNSNFISANIFEDLNIDDAASLDSAVNHQISFLEENNILKEKLDQTKASAIITTNNDEIVSALKKLNISNIIVKNPRIAFAEVLDCLYKTINFKPGIHASAVIDKTAIIGADCHIGPNVYIGENTVIGNNNHILPGSSILGNVRIGNNNIIHPNCVIYENTTLKNNCVINSNSVIGSEGFGFIPENGKWVKMPQKGGVKIMSFVEIGTNCCIDRPAVGFTFIDEGTKLDNLIQIGHGVKIGKNCAFAAQVGIAGGANIGDGVILAGQVGVNNRVKVGNNVIASSKCGIHCDVEDGKVISGFPAMENKSWLRSSSIFKKLPELAKKLRQLDKQ; this comes from the coding sequence ATGCTTTTAAGTGATTTAGTTGATCTAATAAAAAAAGGAAATTCAAATTTTATTAGTGCCAATATTTTCGAAGATTTAAATATAGATGATGCTGCCTCATTAGATTCTGCAGTTAATCATCAAATATCTTTTTTAGAAGAAAATAATATTCTTAAAGAAAAATTAGATCAAACTAAAGCATCAGCAATAATAACTACTAACAACGATGAAATCGTTAGTGCCCTAAAAAAACTCAATATATCAAACATAATCGTTAAAAATCCAAGAATTGCATTTGCAGAAGTATTGGATTGTTTATATAAAACTATCAATTTCAAACCAGGAATTCATGCTTCAGCAGTTATAGATAAAACAGCAATAATTGGAGCAGATTGCCATATTGGACCTAATGTCTATATTGGAGAAAATACTGTAATTGGAAACAATAATCATATTCTTCCTGGATCATCAATTTTAGGCAATGTTCGAATAGGAAATAATAATATAATTCATCCAAATTGTGTTATTTACGAAAATACCACTTTAAAAAATAATTGTGTAATTAATTCAAATTCTGTTATTGGATCAGAGGGATTTGGTTTTATTCCTGAAAATGGCAAATGGGTAAAGATGCCGCAAAAAGGTGGTGTAAAAATAATGAGTTTTGTAGAAATTGGAACTAATTGTTGTATTGATAGACCTGCAGTTGGATTTACTTTTATTGATGAGGGAACAAAGTTGGATAATTTAATACAAATAGGTCATGGCGTAAAAATTGGAAAGAATTGTGCATTTGCAGCTCAAGTCGGTATCGCTGGAGGAGCAAATATTGGAGATGGTGTTATTTTGGCAGGGCAAGTAGGAGTTAATAATAGAGTAAAAGTTGGTAATAATGTCATTGCGAGTTCAAAATGCGGAATCCATTGTGACGTAGAAGATGGCAAGGTAATTAGTGGTTTCCCCGCGATGGAAAATAAATCATGGCTAAGGAGTTCAAGTATTTTTAAAAAATTACCAGAATTAGCAAAAAAACTTAGACAATTAGACAAGCAATAA
- a CDS encoding phosphoribulokinase: MSKRHPVVAVTGSSGAGTSTVKRAFEHIFAREDIVPAVVEGDSYHRFERMPMKKAMADALAKGENFSHFGPEANLFDKLEELFKIYGETGGGKKRYYLHSLEEAEEHNTRLGTSLEPGQFTPWEDIPEGTDVLFYEGLHGGVEGDGYNVASYADLLVGVVPITNLEWIQKIHRDNAERGYSAETIVDTILRRMPDYINHICPQFSKTDINFQRIPTIDTSNPFICRNIPTPDESFVIIHFRKGAREKWGIDFQYLLGMINDSFMSSPTSIVVNGGKMGFAMELILTPIIHKMIEEKNK, encoded by the coding sequence ATGTCAAAACGTCATCCAGTAGTCGCTGTAACAGGATCTTCAGGAGCAGGAACAAGTACAGTAAAAAGAGCCTTTGAGCATATATTTGCCAGAGAAGATATTGTTCCCGCAGTTGTAGAAGGTGATAGTTACCACAGATTTGAAAGAATGCCTATGAAAAAAGCTATGGCAGACGCACTTGCAAAAGGTGAAAATTTCTCTCATTTTGGTCCAGAGGCTAATCTTTTTGACAAGTTAGAAGAACTTTTTAAAATCTATGGTGAAACTGGAGGAGGAAAGAAAAGATATTATCTACATAGTCTTGAAGAAGCAGAAGAACATAATACAAGACTTGGGACATCCCTAGAACCTGGTCAATTTACTCCATGGGAAGATATTCCTGAGGGGACAGACGTACTTTTTTATGAAGGTTTGCATGGCGGGGTAGAAGGTGATGGATACAATGTGGCATCTTATGCTGATTTACTTGTTGGCGTTGTTCCAATAACAAATTTAGAGTGGATTCAAAAAATCCATAGAGATAACGCAGAAAGAGGTTACTCAGCGGAAACCATTGTAGATACGATATTAAGAAGAATGCCTGATTATATAAATCACATCTGCCCACAATTCAGCAAAACCGATATTAATTTCCAAAGAATTCCCACAATTGATACTTCAAATCCTTTCATATGCAGAAATATCCCAACTCCTGATGAGAGCTTTGTGATCATACATTTCAGAAAAGGGGCAAGAGAGAAATGGGGTATTGATTTTCAATACTTGCTTGGAATGATTAACGATTCATTTATGTCAAGTCCAACAAGTATCGTTGTAAATGGTGGAAAAATGGGATTCGCAATGGAACTAATTCTCACTCCAATAATTCATAAAATGATTGAGGAGAAAAATAAATAA
- a CDS encoding fructose-bisphosphate aldolase class I, with protein MALNYYKNELKENAQLLASKGKGILAVDESTKTVGKRLAGIGVENTEDNRKAYRGMLFTTEGLGKYISGAILFEETLYQNHQDGESMVKKLNDLGIIPGIKVDKGLNPLPGAGDVETFCSGLDGLVERAAKYYEQGARFAKWRAVLQITNDGCPSKISIQENAWGLARYARSVQESGLVPIIEPEILMDGDHTIEKTAEVQEEVIKQVYIACQANGVFLEGTLLKPSMTVNGADCPTKADPMKVAEMTIRTMERCVPASVPGIVFLSGGLSEEAASVYLNNMNTLYRKALWNISFSYGRALQHSCLKAWKGSDVEGGQKALRARAQANSEASKGVYVAGSQPSSDEQLFVAGYTY; from the coding sequence ATGGCTTTAAATTATTACAAAAATGAGCTTAAAGAAAATGCTCAATTACTAGCTTCTAAAGGAAAAGGGATATTAGCGGTAGATGAATCCACTAAAACAGTAGGTAAAAGACTCGCTGGAATTGGCGTTGAGAATACTGAAGACAATAGGAAGGCATATAGAGGAATGCTTTTTACTACAGAAGGTCTTGGTAAATATATAAGTGGAGCAATCCTCTTCGAAGAAACTCTTTATCAGAATCACCAAGATGGTGAATCAATGGTTAAAAAACTAAATGATTTAGGTATTATTCCAGGAATAAAGGTAGATAAAGGCCTAAATCCACTTCCAGGAGCAGGAGATGTAGAAACTTTTTGCTCTGGCTTAGATGGGTTAGTTGAAAGAGCAGCAAAATATTATGAACAAGGTGCAAGATTTGCAAAGTGGAGAGCAGTTCTGCAAATTACAAATGATGGTTGCCCTTCAAAAATATCAATTCAAGAGAATGCTTGGGGATTAGCAAGGTATGCAAGATCAGTTCAAGAATCAGGCTTGGTACCAATTATTGAACCCGAAATCTTAATGGACGGCGACCATACTATTGAAAAAACTGCTGAAGTTCAAGAAGAGGTAATAAAGCAGGTTTATATTGCCTGTCAAGCAAATGGGGTTTTTCTAGAAGGCACTCTATTAAAACCTTCTATGACTGTTAATGGAGCAGATTGTCCAACAAAAGCTGATCCTATGAAAGTTGCTGAAATGACAATTAGAACTATGGAAAGATGCGTTCCTGCATCTGTTCCAGGAATAGTTTTCTTATCAGGAGGTTTAAGCGAAGAAGCTGCTTCTGTTTATTTAAATAATATGAATACTCTTTACAGGAAAGCTTTATGGAATATTTCATTTTCATATGGAAGAGCATTACAACACTCATGCTTAAAGGCCTGGAAAGGAAGCGATGTTGAAGGAGGTCAAAAAGCATTAAGAGCAAGAGCTCAAGCAAACTCTGAAGCTTCAAAAGGTGTCTATGTGGCAGGATCACAACCTTCATCTGATGAGCAATTGTTTGTAGCAGGCTACACTTACTAA
- a CDS encoding Gfo/Idh/MocA family oxidoreductase, producing MNTKNKKLKIAIAGLGFGKKVHLEALKESNYFTPVAIYHYEKKQKSILEKETGLDFFHDWEDLVKSPEIDGVIIATPPESRYKLAKRALENNKNLLLEKPVSISSSEIEELQRISLINNLSVCVDFEYRAVPLFLQTKKLIDENILGKIYLVKLDWLMGSRSDPKRAWNWYSLEEKGGGVIGALGTHAFDMLNWFFGESINVSGKLATSIKKRPLPNSSDLNDVTSEDVCLASIEISNYSSNLIPCQVSLSSISKNGRGFSLEIYGSEGSLILKSENQKDYVHGFNLKYSNNENKIQNLTADPSFNFEKTWTDGRLAPVLRIQNLWAQSIINGTPVIPGLCEGLASHKVCEAIRESSKSGLTIKI from the coding sequence ATGAATACTAAAAATAAAAAATTAAAAATAGCAATAGCTGGACTAGGGTTTGGTAAAAAAGTTCATTTAGAGGCATTAAAAGAGTCTAATTATTTTACTCCTGTAGCTATTTACCATTATGAGAAAAAGCAAAAATCTATATTAGAAAAAGAAACGGGTTTAGATTTTTTTCATGATTGGGAAGATTTAGTTAAATCTCCAGAAATTGATGGAGTTATCATTGCTACCCCTCCTGAATCCAGATATAAATTAGCAAAAAGGGCGCTAGAGAATAACAAAAATTTGCTCCTAGAAAAACCCGTTTCAATATCGTCTTCTGAAATAGAAGAGCTTCAGAGAATATCTTTGATTAATAATTTAAGCGTATGTGTTGATTTTGAATACAGAGCAGTGCCCCTTTTTCTTCAAACAAAAAAACTTATTGATGAAAATATTTTAGGAAAAATATATTTAGTCAAATTAGATTGGTTAATGGGGAGCAGATCCGATCCTAAAAGAGCTTGGAATTGGTATTCTTTGGAAGAAAAAGGTGGAGGAGTTATTGGCGCCTTAGGTACTCATGCATTCGACATGTTGAATTGGTTTTTCGGAGAATCAATAAATGTATCCGGTAAGTTAGCAACATCAATCAAAAAAAGACCTTTACCTAATTCATCTGATTTAAATGATGTTACGAGTGAAGATGTATGTTTAGCCAGTATAGAAATATCAAACTACAGCTCGAATCTTATTCCATGTCAGGTATCTTTATCATCAATCTCTAAAAATGGTAGAGGATTTAGTTTGGAAATATATGGAAGCGAAGGTTCACTTATTCTTAAAAGCGAAAACCAAAAAGATTATGTACATGGTTTTAATTTGAAATATTCAAACAACGAAAATAAAATACAAAATCTAACTGCAGATCCAAGTTTTAATTTTGAAAAAACATGGACTGATGGGAGATTAGCTCCAGTTTTGAGAATTCAAAATTTATGGGCTCAGAGTATAATTAATGGAACACCTGTGATCCCAGGCTTATGTGAGGGACTTGCTAGTCATAAAGTTTGCGAAGCAATAAGAGAATCTTCGAAAAGTGGATTAACTATCAAAATTTAA
- the purQ gene encoding phosphoribosylformylglycinamidine synthase subunit PurQ, producing MDNFTVGVVVFPGSNCDRDVSWALEGCLDIRTKFLWHESSDLRDVDAIVLPGGFSYGDYLRCGAIARFSPLINALDEFVKSGKRVLGICNGFQILTESGFLPGALTANKNLNFICDDVELDIISSKGGWFNNGGKKQTIKLPIAHGEGRYHCDSDTLKKLVDNELIALRYKNNPNGSSFDIAGITNEKGNVLGLMPHPERACDETIGGTDGLFTLKSLILK from the coding sequence ATGGATAATTTTACTGTAGGAGTTGTTGTCTTTCCTGGTTCTAATTGTGATCGTGATGTTTCATGGGCATTGGAGGGTTGTTTAGACATAAGAACAAAATTTTTGTGGCATGAGTCTTCAGATTTACGCGATGTAGATGCAATAGTTTTACCTGGAGGATTTAGCTATGGTGATTATTTAAGATGCGGGGCAATTGCAAGATTCTCTCCATTAATAAATGCCTTGGATGAGTTTGTTAAAAGCGGAAAAAGAGTTTTAGGAATTTGTAATGGGTTTCAAATTTTGACAGAATCAGGCTTTTTGCCTGGTGCCCTTACTGCAAATAAAAATCTTAATTTCATCTGTGATGATGTTGAACTTGATATCATTTCTTCAAAAGGAGGTTGGTTTAATAATGGAGGTAAAAAACAAACTATTAAGTTGCCAATAGCGCATGGGGAAGGAAGATATCATTGTGATTCTGATACTTTAAAAAAACTTGTAGATAATGAATTGATTGCTTTGAGATATAAAAATAATCCTAATGGATCCTCATTCGATATTGCAGGTATAACTAATGAAAAGGGAAATGTTCTAGGTTTAATGCCTCATCCAGAGCGCGCATGTGACGAGACAATTGGTGGGACTGATGGTCTCTTTACATTAAAATCATTAATATTGAAATAA
- the proB gene encoding glutamate 5-kinase: MKIWVIKIGTSILRGTEETSTEEVIENLSRTFTSFLSKGNKIILVTSGAVGLGCQKLNIKTRPNDLSTLQATAAVGQVNLMSLYDKVFNKLGLNIAQILITKADFNSRESFNNASKTLKRLIDLNVIPIVNENDTVANEELKYGDNDTLSALVALAINANKLILLTDIENLYSKDPRNNKDAQPIKEVHNSELKEIKDKNIQNSNNEWGTGGISTKLISAEIATKGGVEVQLVDGTNKKNLIEIFNDNKIGTLFYPVEKPIGNKKSWLSHAIQTVGKITLDDGASFAIKKKGASLLAVGVKNVEGNFTINQAVKIVNTNDKEVAKGLVSISSDKLRSILNNKENNNSSIIVVHRDVLALS; the protein is encoded by the coding sequence ATGAAAATTTGGGTTATAAAAATTGGTACTAGTATTTTAAGAGGAACAGAGGAAACATCTACAGAAGAAGTTATTGAAAACCTTTCTAGAACCTTTACAAGTTTTCTTTCAAAAGGAAACAAGATAATTTTAGTAACTAGTGGAGCCGTTGGATTAGGTTGCCAAAAGTTAAATATTAAAACAAGACCAAATGATTTAAGTACCCTTCAAGCTACTGCAGCAGTGGGTCAAGTAAATTTAATGTCCTTATACGATAAAGTATTTAATAAATTAGGTCTTAATATTGCTCAAATTTTAATAACTAAAGCTGATTTCAATTCACGAGAATCCTTTAATAACGCTTCTAAAACTTTAAAAAGATTAATCGATTTGAATGTTATTCCAATAGTAAATGAAAATGATACCGTAGCAAATGAAGAGCTTAAATACGGAGATAATGATACCCTCTCTGCTTTAGTTGCCTTGGCTATAAATGCTAACAAGCTTATTTTATTAACCGATATTGAAAATCTATACTCAAAAGATCCACGTAACAATAAAGATGCGCAACCTATTAAAGAAGTTCACAATAGTGAATTAAAGGAAATTAAAGATAAAAATATTCAAAACTCAAATAATGAATGGGGAACAGGAGGAATTTCTACAAAATTAATTTCTGCAGAAATAGCAACAAAAGGAGGAGTCGAAGTCCAACTAGTTGATGGAACTAATAAAAAAAACTTAATTGAAATATTTAATGATAATAAAATTGGAACTTTATTTTATCCAGTAGAAAAACCTATTGGAAACAAAAAAAGTTGGCTTTCACATGCAATTCAAACAGTAGGGAAAATTACTTTAGATGATGGGGCTTCTTTTGCAATAAAAAAAAAAGGTGCCTCACTCTTAGCGGTTGGTGTTAAGAATGTAGAAGGAAACTTTACGATTAATCAGGCAGTTAAAATCGTAAATACAAATGATAAAGAAGTTGCAAAAGGTTTAGTATCAATAAGTAGCGACAAATTAAGAAGTATCTTAAATAATAAAGAAAATAACAACTCCTCGATAATTGTCGTTCATAGAGACGTTCTTGCTCTCTCTTAG
- the leuB gene encoding 3-isopropylmalate dehydrogenase, with the protein MKKYKIVLLSGDGIGPEISEVSKKVLKKLSKNHDFDIEIIEKLFGGIAYEKYGTPAPDETLDQCKKSDAVLLACVGDIKYDSLARELRPESGLLKLRSALNLFANIRPVKIRKSLLEASTLKKEIVEHVDLIVVRELIGGIYFGKPRGHITNTKIPKAFNTMVYDSTEIERITEIAIKIANQRNKKICSVDKSNVLEVSQLWRDTVLNITSKDKNISLSNMYVDNAAMQLVRDPGQFDVILTSNLFGDILSDLAAMLTGSIGMLPSASLNNNGPGVFEPVHGSAPDIAGKNIANPIAMLLSASMMLKIGLNEEEAAENLETAIDKVLSKGFRTADLANGSSEVLSCSEIGDKIMDEI; encoded by the coding sequence ATGAAGAAATATAAGATTGTTTTATTGTCAGGAGACGGAATTGGACCAGAGATTTCAGAAGTTTCAAAAAAAGTTTTAAAAAAGCTTTCAAAAAATCATGATTTCGATATTGAGATTATTGAAAAATTATTTGGAGGGATAGCATATGAAAAATATGGTACTCCTGCTCCAGATGAGACACTAGATCAATGCAAAAAAAGTGATGCAGTACTTTTAGCATGTGTTGGAGATATTAAATATGATTCTCTTGCAAGAGAATTAAGGCCAGAAAGTGGGTTACTAAAGTTAAGATCTGCCCTAAACCTTTTCGCAAATATCAGGCCTGTCAAAATAAGAAAATCTCTCTTGGAAGCAAGTACATTAAAAAAAGAAATCGTTGAACATGTAGATCTTATTGTTGTAAGAGAATTAATAGGAGGAATTTATTTTGGAAAACCAAGAGGACATATAACAAATACAAAAATCCCAAAAGCTTTCAATACGATGGTTTATGATTCGACCGAAATAGAAAGAATAACTGAAATAGCAATAAAAATTGCTAACCAAAGAAATAAAAAAATATGTTCTGTTGACAAATCAAACGTTCTTGAGGTTAGTCAATTGTGGAGAGATACAGTTTTAAATATCACCTCAAAAGATAAAAATATATCTCTAAGCAATATGTACGTTGATAATGCAGCAATGCAATTAGTTAGAGATCCTGGTCAATTTGATGTGATTTTAACAAGTAATTTATTTGGAGATATTTTAAGCGATTTAGCCGCAATGTTAACTGGTTCTATTGGTATGCTTCCATCTGCTTCTCTAAACAATAATGGCCCGGGAGTTTTTGAACCTGTTCATGGCTCGGCTCCTGATATAGCTGGCAAAAATATAGCGAATCCAATAGCAATGCTTTTATCTGCTTCCATGATGTTAAAAATTGGATTAAACGAAGAAGAAGCTGCAGAAAATTTAGAAACTGCCATTGATAAAGTTTTATCAAAAGGATTTAGAACAGCAGATTTAGCTAATGGGTCTTCTGAAGTTTTATCTTGCAGTGAAATCGGAGATAAAATAATGGATGAAATTTAA
- a CDS encoding acetyl-CoA carboxylase carboxyltransferase subunit beta, which yields MSLIDWFAARRKDQFVGKVSQDTDEGDGLWVKCSECSQVAYRKDLISNFNVCSNCGHHNRINSDERINIIADKNSFEEFDSSLSPTDPLGFKDRRAYADRIKESQAGTGLRDGVVTGICSVNSMPLALAVMDFRFMGGSMGSVVGEKITRIIEKATLENFPILIVCASGGARMQEGMLSLMQMAKISGALKKHKEKNLLYMPLLTHPTTGGVTASFAMLGDLILAEPKALIGFAGRRVIEQTLREKLPDNFQTAEYLLEHGFVDVIVKRKDLKDTLTKILKIHGVKELAKANI from the coding sequence GTGTCATTAATCGACTGGTTTGCCGCAAGGCGTAAAGATCAATTTGTTGGGAAAGTTTCGCAAGATACTGATGAGGGAGATGGTTTGTGGGTTAAATGTTCAGAATGTTCGCAAGTAGCCTATAGAAAAGACCTCATTTCAAATTTCAATGTTTGTAGTAATTGTGGACACCACAATAGGATTAATAGCGATGAAAGGATAAATATAATTGCTGACAAAAACTCATTCGAGGAGTTTGATAGTTCGCTAAGTCCTACAGATCCTTTAGGTTTTAAAGATAGAAGAGCGTATGCTGATCGAATTAAAGAAAGTCAAGCAGGTACAGGTTTAAGAGATGGAGTCGTAACAGGTATCTGTTCTGTAAATTCAATGCCTTTAGCATTAGCTGTTATGGATTTTCGATTTATGGGAGGATCCATGGGTTCAGTTGTTGGTGAAAAAATTACAAGGATAATTGAGAAAGCAACTTTAGAAAATTTTCCAATTCTTATTGTTTGCGCATCAGGCGGGGCAAGGATGCAAGAGGGTATGTTAAGTCTTATGCAAATGGCAAAAATATCTGGAGCACTAAAAAAACATAAAGAAAAAAATCTTCTTTATATGCCCTTGTTAACTCATCCAACCACTGGAGGGGTAACAGCAAGCTTTGCAATGTTAGGTGATTTAATTTTGGCGGAACCCAAAGCTCTTATTGGTTTTGCTGGAAGAAGGGTTATAGAACAAACATTAAGAGAAAAATTACCCGATAATTTTCAAACAGCTGAATATCTGCTTGAGCATGGTTTTGTTGATGTAATAGTTAAAAGGAAAGATCTCAAGGATACTTTGACTAAAATTTTAAAAATTCATGGTGTAAAAGAACTTGCAAAAGCAAATATATAA
- a CDS encoding YqeG family HAD IIIA-type phosphatase: protein MNSLIKVGWDSNLPIYMISQSELQKKGINSLLLDVDGTLVNRKSNMIPKAVKNWIIESKKLFSLYLISNNPSKKRIAKIAKELNLRYKYNASKPRKKVTLSVIKEIGREPKSIAIIGDRIFTDIIVGNRCDIKTILVKRLNRDGLPIKFNLTLTIEKFISDFIK from the coding sequence ATGAACTCTCTCATCAAAGTAGGTTGGGATTCGAATTTACCAATATATATGATTTCTCAATCTGAGTTGCAAAAAAAAGGGATTAATTCTTTATTGCTTGACGTTGATGGGACTCTTGTAAATAGAAAATCAAATATGATCCCAAAAGCTGTAAAAAATTGGATCATTGAATCTAAAAAACTTTTCTCCTTATATCTAATAAGTAATAATCCATCAAAAAAAAGAATCGCAAAAATAGCAAAAGAATTAAATTTAAGGTATAAATACAATGCATCAAAACCAAGAAAAAAAGTAACTTTGTCTGTTATCAAAGAAATTGGTAGAGAGCCAAAAAGTATTGCCATTATTGGCGACAGAATTTTTACAGATATTATTGTTGGGAATAGATGTGATATAAAAACAATATTAGTTAAGAGATTAAATAGAGATGGCTTGCCCATAAAATTTAATTTAACTTTGACAATAGAAAAATTTATTTCTGATTTTATAAAATGA
- a CDS encoding DUF3727 domain-containing protein: MKEANSNDTYEAQTIILKDSCGRELFCFLEQIVEVEEKEYGLLTPVDTPVCLFKINSEEDIQEIIDLDEDDEILKNADSVLQEHNLKLIRSASTLTVSGDLDEPIYDELEEDYIDEDEEEFDHLVSFNVKDDKYEILMPVFPYFILGELKDEGAYLLDKDDEERIGPLVEAEYEKTLA; encoded by the coding sequence ATGAAAGAAGCCAACTCAAATGATACTTATGAAGCTCAGACAATTATTTTAAAAGATAGCTGTGGGAGAGAGTTATTTTGCTTTCTAGAGCAAATTGTTGAAGTTGAAGAGAAAGAATATGGCTTGTTAACCCCTGTAGATACCCCTGTATGTTTATTCAAAATTAATAGTGAAGAAGATATTCAAGAAATTATTGATTTAGATGAAGATGACGAGATTCTTAAAAATGCAGATTCAGTCTTACAAGAACATAACTTAAAGCTTATAAGATCAGCTTCAACATTAACTGTTTCTGGTGATCTAGATGAGCCAATATATGACGAGTTAGAGGAAGATTATATTGATGAAGATGAGGAGGAATTTGATCATTTAGTAAGTTTTAATGTGAAGGATGATAAATATGAGATCCTAATGCCTGTTTTTCCGTACTTCATTTTAGGAGAACTTAAAGATGAAGGTGCTTATCTTCTAGATAAAGATGATGAAGAAAGGATTGGACCATTAGTTGAAGCAGAATACGAGAAAACTCTAGCTTAA